In the genome of Catharus ustulatus isolate bCatUst1 chromosome 1, bCatUst1.pri.v2, whole genome shotgun sequence, the window gactgggcttggagcaccctgggacagtggaagatgtccctgccatggaatggggtgggaataGGATGATCcttaaaatcccttccaaaccaaTCCACTCTGGGATCCTATGAGGAATAAAAGCAAAGCCAACCCCTAGGACTTCACTTATGAGAAGGAAACAATGAGAAGCCAGTGCCAAAAGGTTTTTGGGACATTATTCCTGTacctgggatgggcaggatggTTTGGGGCCAAGTGTATTTTCCCAGTCCTGCTCAGAACTCCTGGaactccagcacagcaccagctgggtgttctctgctgctcctcaggggctgctgagccCAGAGACTTCATTCCAGCTGGAGTCTGTGACTGAGGACACCCCTCCAACTGGAGGCAACACATTTTCCCTCTTGGCACTCAACTGGAATATTCAAAAATGCTGAAAGCCACCAGCACAtggagagaaaacacaaaatctgcATGTGCTGCCTCCACAGCCCCCCCTCTCCTCTCACCTTctccctgctgcatttccactTCCCAGAGGAACATCACTGACACACTGTACACACATTTGGAATACATccatgttttttggttttttcccccagaatttCAGAAACCAAAGTATCATCTCTCTCCACAGGAAAACATGAGGTCAATATAAAAATAGAACCCAAAAACAGAGTTAGTTCTGCAGGTACAGTAATGGGAGAGCAGCTAAAGTGGGGAAATAATGCCCAGAATCAGTGGCTTCAAACATCAGTTtacaatcccattcccaattcttcatttttcatccagtttacaatcccattcccaattcttcatttttcatccagtttacaatcccattcccaattcttcatttttcatccCTGAAAACTTCCAGTGTTTCCCCGTGCTACTCTGGATGCTCTCCAGCATGCGTTGTTTGGTGCACCACGTTTTTTTAATGCCCCTTTTGGCACAGCCAATGCTGCTCCATCCAACTCCTGCTCCAAGGAGGAGCTGGATGGAGCATAGTAAGAATGACAGGAATGATCCAGGTCCTAATCAATGCCCGTTAAGCCAGCACCAAATTGAACCAGAACTCGATTCAATTTGGGAAAACTGCCTTATCCCCCAGCTCCACTCTAACCCGCTCAAACCCCACCTCGGGGCAGAGCAGGGTTTTTGACACTGGTGGCTGCACGTGTCTGgcccaggcaggctgggaaggaggggctgtgctgtgaggaggctCTGGAGGGTGCCTTTCCCCTGGGCACAGGCCTGTTGTGGCTGCGCTGGTGCCGCAGCAGGTGCGCGTGGCGGGCAAAGCTCTCCCCGCACTCGGTGCAGATGAACCACGGCACCGCCGCGTCCTCGGGCTGGCCCTGGTGGTCCAGCAGGAACTGCCTGAACAGAtccacctcctgccctgccaggacactgCCACTGCTCCTGATTCCCACAGGATTGACTGGATTTGGTGCTGGATTTGTTGCCGAATTTGTTGCCGGATTTTGGTGGCTCCCCGATGTTTCCCCCTGGTCCGAGTAGTGGCAGTGGGATGCTTGGGATGCTCCTGAGGATGATCCATGCACTTGTGTGCCTCCTGCAACCTGGATCATGGCACCACCACGGCCTGGAATGAGGAGATTCCAAACATTCTCTGTATGTgaggtgacagaacagaaatctCCAAAGGACAACAATTCCCCCTTCACTGCTTCTGGACAAAACCTCTAagttttggggttaaaaaaaaaaccaaaaaaacccagagatgATCTGGAATCCCCCATCCCTCCAATCCTACCAATTTCAAGGTGCTGTCAGTGAATTCCCACACCACCACACACCTGTGCTGAGGTTGGCAggaattttccttccctccGAGTCCTGCGGATTCTTGACCTGCGCCGCCCGTCCTACTGGGATATGGGTTTTGGGAACAAGGAACAAGTCTGAACAAGGAACAGAAAGAACAAGGGAATGATGGTTATTAATAGTTCCCCTTGATGGTTTTCCAGCAAATCCCTCCATCACCCATTCTCTAAAGAGCATCTCTGTTATTCCAGGAAAAGACCCAatgagggagcagcagcactaaAAGGGTGTCTGGGATGCAGGTGAACAGGATTTGTGCTCCAGCTTTTATAAAACATTCCAGAAATTACACCCAGAAGATTAAATGTTGAAAAGTGGAAGGTCTCGGATCTGAGCCTTAACCCCAAATTcagctgcctggtgctgggTTTATGGTTCAGTCCTGTCTTTTTCCCAGCTAATTCCTCCTTGTGCAATGCCCCCAGTTTCAGCAGATTCTTCTAGGAATCAATCCAAGGAATCAATCCAAGGAATTACCTGAATGCTGAGGAGCCAGGGAGGGCTCACAGCTTCAGATTTAAAATGTCAGTGACTTCAAGCAAACATacaattttgcatttaaagCTAATTAACAAGATTTCATCATTTTCTAGGCATCATTCaagttatttcagtttttctgcatCAATATAGTTCAATTCTCTTCAGTGAATACCAGACTCAGACATACATCAGGGTCTGGGGATGAGGAAAACACAACTTCACTGTAATTAATGAGGGTAATTAATGAtcctgtgtgtcactgcagctcctgtaTCCAAACCTTTCCCACTCCTGGTTCATTTTATTGGCAGCTGCATTCCCTGGGATCCTAAACTGTCCTTCAaccttttaaaggaaaattgtgGAGCTTCTTGTCTCTCAAAGATTCACAAGCACTTAAAGATGAATTCTGTAAAAATGCAGGGATTTGAGGAGTGACAAGAGCCAGGCCAGACCCAGAGTGTGTCCCTTTGGAGAGGGAAAACTGACCTTTTCCCATTGAGATGAAAGATCCGTATTTCTCCTTCAGCAATTGCTTATAAAATTCATTCTGCCAATCCTCCAGACGTGGCCACTGAGGAAGCATCCCAGGGATCTAAAAAGCAGAGTGTTCCACAGTCAGGGGAGCTGTGAATCCCTGAAAACCCTCTTATCCCAACACTTTAAACCCGTGGGCACCTccaagctgctcccagccatgTCTGTGCTATGTGTAAGCAGCATATTAATGAAGGATTTTACATAAGAATCTTCTACTGTTAATCCAGAATGAGAGAAAAGGCTTTAAAGTGATGTGACTCAGCCAGAACAATGATTTGCTCCAACAACTGGGTCAGAAATTAGTCATAAAAAACATATCCGTGGTCAGCATCCACACCCAGCCCCCTCAGGGAACGTGGCTTTTCCttcaatgaaaaataacataattcagtgttttaaataaacCCTCAGGCAGTGCCATGATCTGTCAGACTGGCTGGAAAAGCTCCTCCCTGGTAATGAAAGCTTATTATTAGGGAATAACAATATTACTATTAATTAAACCCTCTAAGGGATATTTTTCCAAGCTGCTTCCAAGGCTTTACATACAAATCTCCcctttgatttaatttattccC includes:
- the LOC117000665 gene encoding peroxynitrite isomerase THAP4-like encodes the protein MGYCAALNCHNASSGIYKNSSVSFYGFPLQNKALLRQWIQNMGRDMETPSRYQCLCSEHFEESSFKADPLKISKRRRLLKEAVPNKFILGLDGTWLVGTPQGLTSSKTRKRMRNSEPPRIPGMLPQWPRLEDWQNEFYKQLLKEKYGSFISMGKDLFLVPKTHIPVGRAAQVKNPQDSEGRKIPANLSTGRGGAMIQVAGGTQVHGSSSGASQASHCHYSDQGETSGSHQNPATNSATNPAPNPVNPVGIRSSGSVLAGQEVDLFRQFLLDHQGQPEDAAVPWFICTECGESFARHAHLLRHQRSHNRPVPRGKAPSRASSQHSPSFPACLGQTRAATSVKNPALPRGGV